The Terriglobia bacterium genome includes a window with the following:
- a CDS encoding sensor histidine kinase, translated as MGSFPSLKRQWVAASEPQRIERILAATRALLAVASLFVIWLDPTEPRQYPTVVWGLLALFAFESVGVLALVRTQRNSSPTFRLAVHSLDVLWPALIAIFTAGPNSPFYLFYTFVLLEAAYRWGLQATLLTALISTGLYMSQSFFTLAKGLTFPGMFRGAYDLNSFVMRGVYLLILGYLLGYLGEEEKQLREETTAIANVMIKARTEVGVRGTLEAVFDEILRLYRTDRGILAVLDHSSGRAFIWNVERENPGGKLALSTTELGPQQGEKSLFETPGHVWYARRKPKSPDPSAYEVYALDEDGRRLFGESWTPPSALIDVQKVRRFLGARTVYADEWSSVMLLFGPRLPSTPEAAVRFLRALALQVSPAIYTAFLTTRLRTRAGALERARVARELHDGVIQSLIGLELEVDVLRRKPGASTADIVDRLSHIQRILRQEVLNLRELMQQMKPVEIRPTQLLDFLFSMVDKFQRDTGISSRFVSTLQDISLPPRVCNQLARIVQEGLVNARKHSGAHKVLVQLGQHDGRLRLAIDDDGHGFDFSGRLSLAELDAIRKGPVVIKERVRTIGAELVVESVPGKGTRVEVSLPKNTYG; from the coding sequence ATGGGTTCCTTCCCATCTCTGAAACGGCAGTGGGTCGCAGCCAGCGAACCGCAACGCATCGAGAGGATCCTTGCAGCTACTCGTGCTCTTCTGGCCGTGGCATCGCTGTTCGTCATATGGCTTGACCCCACGGAGCCACGCCAGTATCCCACAGTTGTTTGGGGATTACTGGCCCTTTTTGCTTTTGAGTCAGTGGGGGTGCTGGCTCTGGTCCGGACCCAGCGAAATTCGTCGCCCACTTTTCGTCTGGCCGTTCACTCGCTCGATGTCTTGTGGCCAGCGCTCATTGCCATTTTTACCGCCGGACCTAACAGCCCGTTCTACCTCTTCTATACCTTCGTTCTGCTTGAGGCAGCCTATCGCTGGGGGCTGCAGGCAACCCTGCTGACAGCCCTGATCTCGACCGGGCTCTACATGTCGCAATCGTTCTTCACGCTTGCAAAAGGATTGACCTTCCCGGGCATGTTCCGCGGGGCCTACGATCTGAACTCGTTCGTCATGCGCGGCGTCTATCTGCTCATCCTGGGTTACCTGCTGGGATATCTTGGTGAGGAAGAAAAGCAGTTGCGGGAAGAAACCACGGCCATCGCGAATGTAATGATAAAGGCCCGCACGGAAGTCGGAGTTCGAGGAACGCTCGAGGCCGTGTTTGACGAAATTTTGAGGCTTTACCGGACCGACCGGGGCATCCTGGCGGTACTCGACCACAGCTCAGGGCGGGCCTTTATCTGGAACGTCGAGAGGGAGAACCCTGGCGGGAAACTGGCGCTGTCAACCACCGAACTCGGCCCACAGCAGGGCGAGAAGAGCCTGTTTGAAACCCCCGGCCACGTATGGTATGCCAGGCGCAAGCCGAAGAGCCCCGATCCTTCAGCATACGAGGTCTATGCTTTAGACGAGGACGGGAGACGGCTTTTTGGCGAAAGCTGGACGCCGCCCAGCGCCCTTATTGACGTTCAGAAGGTGCGCAGGTTTCTGGGCGCGAGGACAGTGTATGCGGATGAATGGTCGAGCGTGATGCTTCTGTTTGGTCCGAGGCTTCCGTCCACCCCGGAAGCTGCCGTGCGCTTCCTTCGAGCCCTGGCGCTGCAAGTAAGCCCCGCCATTTACACGGCGTTTCTCACCACCCGTTTGCGCACACGAGCCGGCGCCCTGGAGCGGGCGCGGGTGGCACGGGAGCTGCACGACGGCGTCATTCAGTCGCTGATCGGATTGGAACTTGAAGTTGACGTCCTGCGCCGCAAGCCCGGCGCTTCCACGGCCGACATCGTTGACCGGCTTTCCCACATCCAGCGAATTCTTCGACAGGAAGTACTCAACCTGCGCGAACTGATGCAGCAGATGAAACCCGTTGAAATCCGGCCTACGCAGCTCCTGGATTTCCTGTTCTCCATGGTTGACAAGTTCCAGCGCGACACGGGGATTTCAAGCCGCTTTGTTTCGACACTGCAAGATATCTCATTGCCGCCTCGAGTCTGCAATCAACTGGCGCGCATTGTTCAGGAAGGTCTGGTGAACGCCAGGAAGCACAGCGGGGCCCACAAGGTGCTGGTACAACTGGGGCAGCACGACGGGCGTTTGAGGCTGGCCATAGATGATGACGGGCATGGGTTCGACTTTTCAGGCCGCCTTTCGCTGGCGGAGCTTGACGCCATTCGTAAGGGTCCAGTGGTCATAAAGGAAAGAGTTCGCACCATTGGGGCCGAACTTGTTGTAGAATCAGTCCCCGGCAAGGGGACTCGCGTGGAAGTCAGCCTGCCGAAAAACACCTATGGGTGA
- a CDS encoding response regulator transcription factor, with translation MGDVAQSVRILIADDHPIFRDGLRRLLEAEDDFKVIGEASDGGEAIEMAHQLKPDILLLDLAMPRVPGLEALRQLGGTVESIKVILLTAAIERDQIVDALHHGVRGVVLKESATELLLKSIRCVMDGQYWVGRESVSDLVRIIRDLTAIPEQGTRKRSYNLTPRELDIIAAIVNGYTNKDIAEKFSIAEQTVKHHLGNIFDKLGVSNRLELALFAVNHHLVEEQH, from the coding sequence ATGGGTGATGTTGCACAATCCGTTCGGATCCTGATTGCTGACGACCACCCCATCTTCCGGGACGGCTTGCGGAGGCTGCTGGAAGCGGAAGATGATTTCAAGGTGATCGGTGAGGCTTCAGATGGCGGAGAAGCCATTGAGATGGCTCACCAGCTCAAACCCGACATCCTGTTGCTGGACCTGGCCATGCCCCGTGTTCCTGGACTCGAAGCGCTCCGGCAGCTCGGCGGCACCGTTGAATCCATCAAGGTCATCCTGCTTACGGCAGCCATAGAGCGTGACCAGATTGTCGATGCTCTGCACCACGGAGTGCGGGGCGTAGTCCTCAAGGAATCCGCCACTGAGCTCCTCTTGAAGAGCATTCGTTGCGTGATGGACGGCCAGTACTGGGTGGGCCGCGAAAGCGTTTCCGACCTGGTGCGAATCATCCGCGATCTCACCGCCATACCCGAGCAAGGGACCAGGAAACGCTCGTACAATCTGACGCCCCGCGAGCTTGATATCATTGCAGCCATCGTTAACGGATACACCAACAAGGACATCGCCGAAAAGTTCTCCATCGCCGAGCAGACGGTCAAGCACCATCTCGGAAATATTTTTGACAAGCTGGGCGTGTCCAACCGCCTGGAACTTGCGCTGTTTGCCGTCAACCATCATCTCGTTGAAGAGCAGCACTAG
- a CDS encoding UxaA family hydrolase: MLSGVMDNVPGGGYEGRPLIFYTTVVSTEDPSEEQDSMAVVSLKEVAIIIRPGKDNVAVVKTDFIEEGAHLQHDESVITLSGRALRGQSFAVSDIPEGKPFISLGDPIGLAACEVRAGDPIDETNIDHHLPRLKVRYRDNPAPNPIDANLAARTFDGFVRPDGGVGVRNFVGIVTSGMCSAAEAREIAFRAMREIYSREKFPNVDGVVPIVHDSGCGMPDGKAVALLNRLLTNSLRHPNLGSAIYIDLGCGKTCVECSVPVFEKEIENYNQRVVNLTIQQAGGGRKTVEKGLAIVEKILPIANRYVRQPLPISKLIVGTECGGSDRWSGVTANPAVGVAADMFVKAGAAVFLPEIPELQGGAMVDLAHRARTRQVGRKLMQALKRYQKYVEMFGEDFRENPSPGNKKGGLYNIFLKSSGVKAKGGTSIVEDLVDYGEWLGDRKGLYVLYTPGYDHLATPALFMSGAQITLFTTGRGTGIGSALGPVTKIGSNSILSNHNGDIDINAGTILDGDETVEEVGKRIFEHTLDIASGRTMVRAEESGFHTEFKVWESLWPSL, encoded by the coding sequence ATGTTGAGCGGCGTTATGGATAACGTGCCAGGCGGAGGGTACGAAGGTCGCCCGCTCATCTTTTATACAACCGTGGTTTCAACCGAAGATCCAAGCGAGGAGCAGGACTCGATGGCAGTTGTTAGTCTCAAGGAAGTCGCGATTATTATCCGCCCAGGAAAAGACAACGTCGCGGTGGTGAAGACAGATTTCATCGAAGAGGGCGCGCATCTCCAGCATGATGAAAGCGTGATCACCCTTTCCGGGCGCGCTCTCCGGGGTCAGAGCTTTGCCGTCAGTGATATTCCGGAAGGGAAGCCCTTTATTTCTCTCGGCGATCCGATCGGGCTCGCTGCATGCGAAGTCCGCGCGGGCGATCCCATCGATGAAACCAACATCGACCACCACCTCCCGCGCCTGAAAGTGCGTTATCGCGACAATCCTGCTCCCAATCCCATTGACGCCAATCTCGCGGCGCGGACGTTTGACGGATTCGTCAGGCCGGACGGCGGCGTGGGCGTTCGAAATTTTGTGGGCATTGTGACCTCCGGAATGTGTTCCGCTGCGGAAGCCCGTGAAATTGCGTTCCGTGCCATGCGGGAGATTTATAGTCGGGAAAAGTTCCCCAACGTTGATGGCGTGGTTCCTATTGTTCATGACTCCGGCTGTGGCATGCCGGATGGCAAAGCCGTCGCGCTGCTCAACCGGCTCCTGACCAATTCTCTGCGCCATCCGAACCTGGGATCGGCCATCTACATCGATCTTGGATGCGGAAAGACCTGCGTCGAGTGCTCTGTGCCGGTCTTCGAGAAAGAAATCGAGAATTACAACCAGCGGGTTGTGAACCTCACGATTCAGCAGGCAGGGGGCGGTCGAAAGACCGTTGAGAAGGGCCTGGCGATCGTCGAAAAGATACTTCCCATCGCAAATCGATATGTCCGCCAACCGCTGCCCATTTCAAAGCTGATCGTTGGAACGGAGTGCGGAGGCTCCGACCGGTGGTCCGGCGTAACCGCCAATCCGGCCGTCGGAGTCGCCGCTGACATGTTTGTGAAAGCCGGCGCCGCAGTCTTCCTTCCGGAAATTCCCGAACTTCAGGGCGGCGCCATGGTGGACCTCGCGCACCGCGCCCGCACCCGCCAGGTCGGACGCAAGCTGATGCAAGCCCTGAAGCGCTATCAGAAATATGTGGAGATGTTCGGAGAGGACTTCCGCGAAAATCCTTCGCCGGGAAACAAAAAGGGCGGGCTCTACAACATCTTTTTGAAATCGAGCGGCGTGAAAGCCAAGGGCGGAACGTCGATCGTTGAAGATCTGGTTGACTATGGTGAGTGGCTGGGCGACCGCAAAGGACTATATGTCCTCTATACGCCGGGCTATGACCACCTTGCGACGCCAGCACTCTTCATGAGCGGCGCGCAAATCACGCTGTTTACAACAGGCCGCGGCACGGGCATCGGCTCCGCGCTGGGACCGGTGACCAAGATCGGGTCGAACAGCATTCTATCCAACCACAACGGCGATATTGATATCAACGCGGGAACCATCCTCGACGGAGATGAAACCGTTGAAGAAGTTGGAAAGCGCATTTTCGAGCATACCCTCGATATAGCTTCCGGCCGAACCATGGTTCGCGCGGAGGAATCAGGCTTCCACACCGAGTTCAAGGTTTGGGAGTCGCTCTGGCCTTCCCTCTAA